In one window of Lepidochelys kempii isolate rLepKem1 chromosome 27, rLepKem1.hap2, whole genome shotgun sequence DNA:
- the GPR179 gene encoding probable G-protein coupled receptor 179 isoform X1, with protein sequence MGVWLWPLLWGFQMELVWGAGIFQPQRSPPPKARTPKAKEWTPSSSSSSASTWVPTPDLDKVDLEGSEAALTFLYSGDALRLSQANCSHRFEVRDGGRASSPPPGLRSTLRGATETLTHATNFLNMIFQTNDIRESSVKEDVEWYHALVRSVVEGDPQVYRAVLTFDAHPASSKPQLMLQATKENNEILLQDLSASSESLRNLSWENQWFNGLQAQRGLFLHKRVLSNDLKSLDTPKWNRGDSYVMDSSHVKWSLPFLECQESKFLPSWMVTLSSSFYGLKPDLSPEFKGVVRMDVKLQNVDINQCASGPGWFTDTHQCDLNSTECIPQESRGFVLGRYLCLCKPGFYGASRASGTGQSGPEESSSQYVGQYGAVDSGTLLECRPCKEGCVTCVDNTPCLIQEDWSLRAAVLSFQAFCMLAVFLSMLVSYHFRMSKRIRASGVILLETILFGSLLLYFPVFILYFKPSIFRCIILRWVRMLGFAIVYGTITLKLYRVLKVFLSRSAQRMPYMTSGRVLKMLGLILLLVLWFLAAWTVGMLENIDKNIPLVIRSQTAKGLQFYICDHDRWDYMMVVAEMLFLFWGSFLCYATRTVPSAFHEPRYMGIALHNEMIISAAFHVVRFVMVPSLHPDWTLLLFFIHTHVTITMTLALLFIPKFLHAKSPLREEIAAEVYEDELDMRRSGSYLNNSITSAWSEHSLDPDDIRDELKKLYTQLEVHKTKKMTANNPHLQKKRSSKKGLGRSIMRRITEIPESVSRQCSREGKESSGAGGGGSRSGSYKRRLLDSGSSSVKVKDDSSRHKAFSLRKSHSTYDHVQDTKEGSSPPRRDSICKEPPLLDTLMRKKLAKKAAERTKGDSLDSAPLVYKSASAHNLLADKKPLHPKPSPLQKSLSVLMSAREKALLLTSRAYLEDSCEQAGEKEGKGKEGASTPAMQSSGQADGGEATEQAPEEGKQPQSDDVAQGTVSFFLQDSFDRATVCPWGEEVTPPDSKVQKHVTYAPMKSISVDSSHLSGRVPPASRRTPPQPPIRYQSLAHSLERSEVAPGDAQEHMRPATDAPGQGSKDTGPWEVEELAGKMEKAERGEDNVQPPSTPGKSRLLSGPSFAAEICPWELAEEEGFNQSQQNQPTKPGGAEKPNSSLAKAQSLKISPQKSSLKSLGLAIRAFNRAREKSSIKGRKEDEGSQREKEKEKEAGSRHDKPKLAETSTLSIGRTARREAAARGPEESRQKMSKQATICPWEEANTTPPQQNKDASKMFEICPWEVSVEEADGAQEGSVPAKASSRAERRSSKDTGGTIRRKLERMRSQWESMCPWETINSGGALQQWSMDEAKTSHRSKMDSKNPEACPWETAEVITSVKNEICPVDTTEAPPVKQGKDRAPKGDKSITLKAAAGPGKTLEKGSSQREAICPWESLDMEELSAKTDTKHTDLPKGTSKKSDSAESRKAEVCPWETAEVETSVNAESWEVADAPPEKGTLLSKVGVTSKEDKSIRSKATGASKTLEKGSSQRDSICPWETMDVKDPSIKPVSKSFDLSKVSSKKSDNADNKKAEVCPWESAEVKTSIQTEICPWEAAETSSDKGKIKQDRDEAYTASSRETRDMPSKKLETGGSQRESVCPWESMDMEELSIKLATKSLDLYKAASKKSHSVESKKAEVCPWENADVEASVKTEICPWEVAETPPEKETQEKVGLSKGDQSITSKAAASPSKMLEKVQRESICPWETMSVEESSVKMDSKSFEPFKGPSKKSGSVESKKVDVCPWESKEVEASIKVEICPGKVSEAPSDKGKLRQDTSAGEQTGSRGTGDIPSKMLEKGSSQRESICPWEDSSITTDLGKISSRKSDSVESKKSDICPWEGLDPKAVEKESSKAEICPWDVEGALPSRTEKQAMETASTAVTGTPTAPPKKSKNKPMGQAEHKPLHHLVPDPKPLRGFSKAHSMMANVPPREAGVARCLSTGGSRTADICPCEAEGAPTAAAKDGAETSKTSEARRLEAGDVSPIHATPARSKTAEKRREETRGPSPTKSDVPWDCE encoded by the exons ATGGGGGTCTGGCTGTGGCCTCTGCTCTGGGGCTTCCAGATGGAGCTTGTGTGGGGTGCAGGGATCTTCCAGCCCCAGAGGTCGCCTCCCCCCAAGGCCAGGACGCCCAAGGCGAAGGAATGGACTCCATCATCGTCCTCTTCCTCAGCTTCCACTTGGGTGCCCACCCCGGACCTGGACAAGGTGGACCTGGAGGGTTCTGAGGCAGCCTTGACTTTCCTGTACTCGGGGGATGCTCTGAGGCTCTCCCAAGCCAACTGCAGCCACCGCTTCGAGGtgcgggatgggggcagggcctccagCCCCCCGCCGGGCCTGCGCTCCACCCTGAGGGGGGCCACCGAGACCCTAACCCATGCCACCAACTTCCTCAACATGATCTTCCAGACCAATGACATCAGGGAGTCGAGCGTCAAGGAGGATGTGGAGTGGTACCATGCCCTGGTCCGGAGCGTCGTTGAAGGGGATCCCCAGGTCTACCGGGCTGTGCTGACCTTTGACGCCCACCCGGCGTCTTCCAAACCTCAGCTGATGCTCCAGGCCACAAAGGAGAACAACGAGATCCTGCTGCAGGACCTGTCCGCCTCTTCTGAGAGCCTGCGGAACCTGAGCTGGGAAAACCAGTGGTTCAACGGCCTGCAGGCCCAGCGGGGCCTTTTCCTGCACAAGCGGGTCCTCAGCAATGACCTCAAGAGCCTGGACACCCCCAAGTGGAACCGGGGCGACAGCTATGTGATGGACTCCAGCCACGTCAAGTGGTCGCTGCCCTTCCTGGAGTGCCAGGAGAGCAAGTTCCTGCCCAGCTGGATGGTGACCCTGTCCTCCTCCTTCTACGGGTTGAAGCCGGACCTGAGCCCTGAGTTCAA GGGCGTGGTGAGGATGGACGTCAAGCTGCAGAACGTGGACATCAATCAGTGCGCCAGCGGCCCGGGATGGTTCACCGATACGCACCAGTGTGATCTCAACAGTACAGAG TGCATCCCGCAGGAAAGCCGTGGCTTCGTTCTCGGAAGATACCTCTGTCTGTGCAAGCCGGGCTTCTATGGTGCAAGCAGGGCCTCCGGCACTGGCCAGTCCG GCCCCGAGGAAAGCTCGTCCCAGTACGTAGGGCAGTACGGAGCCGTGGACTCTGGGACCTTGCTCGAGTGCCGGCCCTGCAAGGAAGGATGCGTGACGTGCGTGGACAACACCCCGTGTTTGATCCAGGAGGATTGGTCCCTGCGGGCTGCTGTCCTCTCTTTCCAGGCCTTCTGCATGCTGGCTGTCTTTCTCAGCATGCTGGTCTCCTACCACTTTCGAATGAGCAAG AGGATCCGGGCATCAGGAGTTATCCTGCTGGagaccatcctctttggatctcTGCttctctacttccct GTGTTTATCCTGTACTTCAAGCCGAGCATTTTCCGCTGCATCATCCTGCGCTGGGTGCGCATGCTTGGGTTTGCCATCGTCTACGGGACCATCACCCTCAAGCTGTACAG GGTGCTGAAGGTGTTCCTCTCCCGCTCAGCCCAGCGAATGCCCTACATGACCAGCGGGCGGGTGCTGAAGATGCTGGGGCTGATCCTGCTCTTGGTGCTCTGGTTTCTGGCTGCCTGGACGGTGGGGATGTTGGAGAACATCGATAAGAACATCCCGCTGGTGATCCGCTCCCAGACTGCCAAGGGGCTTCAGTTCTACATCTGCGACCATGACCGGTGGGACTACATGATGGTTGTGG CTGAGATGCTCTTCTTATTCTGGGGCAGCTTCTTGTGCTACGCCACCCGGACGGTGCCCTCTGCCTTCCATGAACCTCGCTACATGGGCATCGCCCTGCACAATGAGATGATCATCTCTGCAGCCTTCCACGTTGTCAG GTTCGTGATGGTTCCCTCGCTGCATCCCGACTGGACGCTGCTGCTGTTCTTTATTCACACGCATGTCACCATTACCATGACGCTCGCACTGCTCTTCATCCCAAAG TTCTTGCATGCCAAATCACCCCTGCGGGAGGAGATCGCAGCGGAGGTGTACGAGGACGAGCTGGACATGCGGCGCTCGGGCTCCTACCTGAACAACAGCATCACGTCGGCATGGAGCGAGCACAGTCTTGACCCCGATGACATTCGG GATGAATTAAAAAAGCTTTACACGCAGCTGGAGGTCCACAAAACCAAGAAGATGACCGCCAACAACCCTCACCTTCAGAAAAAGAGGAGCTCCAAGAAGGGCCTGGGCCGCTCCATTATGAGGCGCATCACCGAGATACCAGAGTCCGTGTCTCGGCAGTGCAGCAGAGAGGGCAAGGAGAGCTCCGGCGCGGGTGGCGGTGGGAGTCGCTCCGGCTCCTACAAAAGAAGGCTTCTGGACTCCGGCAGCTCCAGTGTGAAGGTGAAAGATGACTCCTCCAGGcacaaagccttctctctgaggAAGTCCCACAGCACCTACGACCACGTGCAGGACACCAAGGAGGGCTCCTCGCCCCCCAGGCGCGACAGCATCTGCAAGGAACCCCCGCTGCTGGACACCTTGATGAGGAAAAAGCTGGCCAAGAAAGCCGCCGAGAGAACCAAAGGCGATTCCCTGGACTCGGCCCCCCTCGTCTACAAGTCTGCCAGTGCCCACAACCTGTTGGCGGACAAGAAaccccttcaccccaaaccctccCCCTTGCAGAAATCCCTCAGCGTCCTCATGAGTGCCAGAGAGAAGGCCCTGCTGTTGACCAGCCGGGCGTATTTGGAAGATAGCTGTGAACaagctggagaaaaggagggcaaggggaaggagggagcttcCACTCCTGCAATGCAATCCTCAGGGCAGGCAGATGGCGGGGAGGCCACTGAGCAGGCCCCGGAGGAAGGGAAGCAGCCGCAGAGCGACGACGTAGCCCAAGGGACCGTGAGCTTCTTCCTGCAAGACAGCTTTGACAGGGCCACCGTTTGCCCCTGGGGGGAGGAAGTGACCCCACCAGACAGCAAGGTGCAGAAACACGTCACGTATGCCCCAATGAAAAGCATCAGCGTTGACAGCTCTCACCTGTCAGGGAGGGTGCCCCCTGCCAGCAGGAGAACACCACCGCAACCACCCATCAGGTACCAAAGCTTGGCTCACAGTCTCGAAAGGAGCGAGGTTGCCCCCGGGGACGCTCAGGAGCACATGCGGCCTGCCACAGACGCTCCTGGTCAGGGCTCCAAAGATACAGGTCCATGGGAGGTGGAGGAGCTTGCAGGAAAGATGGAGAAGGCAGAGCGGGGAGAAGATAATGTGCAACCTCCGTCCACGCCTGGGAAGAGCAGGCTGCTGTCTGGACCTTCCTTTGCTGCAGAAATATGCCCGTGGGAACTGGCGGAGGAGGAAGGTTTCAATCAGAGTCAGCAGAACCAGCCGACCAAACCAGGAGGTGCCGAGAAACCAAACAGCTCTCTGGCAAAAGCCCAAAGCCTTAAAATCTCCCCCCAGAAAAGCTCCCTCAAGAGTTTAGGGTTAGCCATTAGAGCGTTTAACCGGGCAAGGGAGAAGAGCAGCAttaaaggaaggaaggaggacgaggggagccagagggagaaagagaaagaaaaagaggctGGCAGTAGACACGATAAGCCCAAACTAGCAGAAACCTCAACGCTATCCATCGGCAGGACGGCAAGGCGAGAAGCCGCAGCCAGAGGTCCCGAGGAAAGCAGGCAGAAGATGAGTAAACAAGCCACCATCTGTCCCTGGGAAGAGGCGAATacaaccccaccccagcaaaACAAGGACGCCAGCAAAATGTTTGAAATATGCCCATGGGAGGTGAGTGTGGAAGAAGCAGATGGTGCCCAAGAGGGGTCAGTTCCAGCCAAagcaagcagcagagcagaaaggAGGAGTTCAAAAGACACAGGAGGCACCATACGTAGGAAGCTGGAGAGGATGAGGAGCCAGTGGGAATCCATGTGTCCCTGGGAGACCATAAATTCTGGTGGAGCCCTCCAACAATGGAGCATGGATGAAGCTAAAACGTCCCATCGCTCTAAGATGGACAGCAAGAATCCCGAGGCATGCCCTTGGGAAACTGCAGAGGTTATAACCAGTGTCAAAAATGAAATATGCCCTGTGGACACAACTGAAGCTCCACCAGTGAAACAGGGTAAAGACAGAGCTCCCAAAGGAGACAAGAGCATCACGCTGAAAGCAGCGGCAGGTCCAGGCAAAACACTGGAGAAGGGAAGCAGCCAGCGAGAGGCCATCTGCCCCTGGGAGAGCTTGGACATGGAGGAACTGTCAGCAAAAACTGACACAAAACACACTGATCTGCCAAAAGGGACTTCAAAGAAATCTGACAGCGCTGAAAGCAGAAAGGCAGAGGTTTGCCCGTGGGAAACAGCGGAGGTCGAAACCAGTGTTAATGCTGAAAGCTGGGAGGTGGCTGATGCGCCACCAGAGAAAGGAACTTTATTAAGTAAAGTTGGTGTGACTTCCAAAGAGGATAAGAGCATCAGGTCAAAAGCAACAGGTGCATCTAAAACACTGGAGAAGGGGAGCAGCCAGAGGGActccatctgcccctgggagACCATGGATGTGAAGGACCCATCAATAAAACCAGTTTCCAAAAGTTTTGATCTATCTAAAGTTTCCTCCAAGAAATCTGACAATGCTGATAACAAAAAGGCAGAGGTTTGTCCATGGGAAAGTGCAGAGGTCAAAACCAGCATTCAAACTGAAATCTGCCCCTGGGAAGCAGCTGAAACTTCATCGgataaagggaaaataaaacagGATAGGGATGAAGCATACACAGCCAGTTCAAGGGAGACCAGAGATATGCCATCTAAGAAGTTAGAGACAGGGGGCAGTCAGCGAGAATCTGTCTGCCCCTGGGAGAGTATGGATATGGAGGAACTCTCAATCAAGCTTGCTACAAAGAGCCTAGATCTGTATAAAGCTGCTTCAAAGAAATCGCACAGTGTTGAAAGCAAGAAGGCAGAGGTTTGTCCCTGGGAAAATGCAGATGTTGAAGCCAGTGTTAAAACTGAAATCTGCCCCTGGGAGGTAGCTGAGACTCCACCAGAGAAAGAAACACAGGAGAAAGTTGGTCTCTCCAAAGGCGACCAGAGCATCACCTCAAAAGCAGCAGCGAGTCCATCTAAAATGCTGGAGAAGGTGCAGCGAGAGTCCATCTGCCCCTGGGAGACCATGAGTGTGGAGGAATCCTCTGTAAAAATGGACAGTAAAAGCTTTGAACCGTTCAAAGGCCCTTCAAAGAAATCCGGCAGTGTGGAGAGCAAAAAGGTAGACGTTTGCCCTTGGGAAAGCAAGGAGGTTGAAGCCAGCATTAAAGTTGAAATATGCCCTGGGAAAGTGTCTGAAGCTCCATCAGATAAAGGGAAATTAAGACAGGACACAAGTGCGGGGGAGCAGACAGGTTCAAGAGGAACTGGAGACATCCCATCTAAAATGCTGGAGAAGGGAAGCAGCCAGCGAGAGTCCATCTGCCCCTGGGAGGACTCCTCTATAACAACTGACCTGGGCAAAATTTCATCGAGGAAATCTGACAGCGTTGAGAGCAAAAAGTCCGATATTTGCCCTTGGGAAGGATTAGATCCAAAAGCGGTTGAGAAAGAAAGTTCGAAGGCAGAAATATGCCCGTGGGACGTCGAAGGAGCCTTGCCCAGTCGGACTGAAAAGCAGGCCATGGAAACAGCCAGCACAGCTGTTACGGGAACTCCAACAGCCCcgccaaaaaaatcaaaaaataaaCCCATGGGTCAGGCCGAACACAAGCCGCTGCATCACCTCGTGCCTGACCCAAAGCCCCTGAGAGGTTTCAGCAAAGCCCACAGCATGATGGCAAATGTGCCCCCCCGGGAAGCGGGCGTGGCCAGGTGTCTTAGCACAGGTGGCAGCAGGACGGCAGACATCTGCCCGTGCGAAGCGGAAGGGGCTCCAACGGCGGCTGCAAAGGATGGAGCAGAAACCAGCAAAACCTCGGAGGCGCGTCGGCTGGAGGCGGGAGACGTCAGTCCCATCCACGCCACCCCAGCCAGAAGCAAAACAGCAGAAAAACGGAGAGAGGAAACCAGGGGTCCCAGCCCAACCAAATCAGACGTCCCATGGGACTGTGAGTAG